Genomic window (Salinigranum halophilum):
CCCCAAAACCCAGTCGGGGAAGGTCATCCGCCGCGCCATCTCCTCGATTTACCAGGGCGAAGAACTCGGCGATATGTCGAGTATCGAGAACCCCGCCGCGCTCGACGAACTCAAAAACGCATCCTGACGGAGGGCGCTCGAAAGCCGGTTACAGCGGAACGTCGTCGGCGCGACACACCCGTGGTTCGGGGACGGCGTCCACGCCGTGCCCGACGACGGCGACGTCCGACGACGACTCCTCGGTTGGCGCGACGACGGTCCCGCCGGCGAGAATCGGGGCGACGAGGCCGGCCGTGACCACGTGGGGCTGTGAGAGCGGGCCGCGGACGGCGACGCGACGCGTCTCGTCGAGGTCGAACGCGTCGACGACGGCGCGGGCCGCGTCGAGAACGTCCTCGTGCGTGTACGTTCGAGAGCCCGTCGTGAGGAGCGGGTCCGTCGGGTCGACGTCCGTCGGGTGGACCGCGGGGTTCTCGCTCCACAGTTCCTTCTCCCAGTGGAGCGTGGTCACCTGCGTGGGCGCACCCCCGTAGGTCGCGAGTTTCGTGCGCGGGCCGGGTGCGACACGCTCCTCGTCGGTGACGGGGAGCAAGAGGACACGAGGGGCGGCGTCGACGGCGTCCTCGTGGCCGGCGAACCGAGTCACTGCACCGAGTTGACCGGCCCCGTAG
Coding sequences:
- a CDS encoding AMP-binding protein is translated as MHVLGDLVVRERRSGRPAFHVAETDRSISYRDLCTTAYKAGNVLRYLGVRERATVAVVGTVGPHPLWAFYGAGQLGAVTRFAGHEDAVDAAPRVLLLPVTDEERVAPGPRTKLATYGGAPTQVTTLHWEKELWSENPAVHPTDVDPTDPLLTTGSRTYTHEDVLDAARAVVDAFDLDETRRVAVRGPLSQPHVVTAGLVAPILAGGTVVAPTEESSSDVAVVGHGVDAVPEPRVCRADDVPL